The sequence below is a genomic window from Sorangiineae bacterium MSr12523.
CCGGCACACACCGCGGCGACTCCGCGCGTGCTTGCACGCATGGACATCATCGCGGTGGACGGACGGACTTCGAGCATCGGCGCTAGTGTGACACGACGCCGGCCACCGTCAAAAAAAGAATGCGCAGCAGCGCGATCAGGCCGGCAAATGAGAGGGCGACCGCCACCCCCAGCGCCGCCGCGCGCAGCGGCTCACCGCAACTTGGCGCGAGCACGCACACTGCCCGCGCGGCCGTCCGCGGGCGACGCCGCGGGATGAACATGCGCGTCTCGTCGTCCTCCTGCGCCTCCAGCTCGTCCACATGTAGAGCCTCGGTCATGGATTGCGACAACAGCACTTGGCAACGCCGATCCGCCGCCACGCGCACGGCATGGGCAATGGCCTTGTACCGAGCGTCGCGCCGATCCCCGAGGTGATGTCCGACGAACGCCGCCAAGTCGCTCGAGACGCGATGGCACCCCATCCGGACCATGAGCGTCTCCACGCTGAATTGGAATTCCGCGGCCGTCGCCATCCGCTCCTCGGGATCGCGGGCCATGGCCTTCTTGCACAAGGCATCGAGCTCCGATGGATACATCGGGGGGAGCGACGGCGGAGGTGCGCCGCTCCTCAGCTTACGCAACGTCGCAAACTCGTTGTCGTCGCCATACGGTGCATTCCCCGTAAGTAAGTAATAAGTGACCGCGCCCATCGCCCAAACGTCGGACCTCCGATCCACGGGTTTTCCAACCGCTTGCTCCGGCGACATAAAAGGAAATTTCCCTTTGAGCAGCCCCGCGTGGAAGTCATCCAACGCCCGATCGCGGACGGTGACGATTCCAAAGTCGATGACTTTGGTAATGCCGTTTACGCTCACGAGAATGTTCTGCGGCGACACGTCACGATGGACCACGCCGAGCGGCGCACCCGAGGGACCCCGCAGTTCGTGGGCCGCATGCAACCCGGCCGAAACATCGGCCATGATGCGCAGGACGACATCGATGGGCATCGATTCGTCCCGGCTTCTCACCGCACGCTGCAGCTTCGCCAACGAGTCGCCGTCGACCCACTCCATCACCAAATAGAGAACGCCGCGGGATTCCCCCAAATCGAGAATGCGCGCCACGTTGGCATGCGTGATGCCCGCCGCAATACGCGCTTCGTCCAGAAACATGCGTTGAAAACGCCGGTCCGTCGCGTACTGCGGAAGGATCGTTTTGACTGCAACCAACTTTTCGAATCCGGCCTTACCGTGAAGGCAGGCGAGCCAAACCCAAGCCATCCCACCGCGGGCGATCGGGCAAAGCAACTCGTACCGATCGAGGTGGTGGCCAGGTTCGAGGCGATACTTCTCCCCGAGGCGACTCACAGTCCATCAATGGCCGCCCGCGTTGGAGTTCATGATATTGACTTCGAGTTAATGGAATCGT
It includes:
- a CDS encoding serine/threonine protein kinase, translated to MSRLGEKYRLEPGHHLDRYELLCPIARGGMAWVWLACLHGKAGFEKLVAVKTILPQYATDRRFQRMFLDEARIAAGITHANVARILDLGESRGVLYLVMEWVDGDSLAKLQRAVRSRDESMPIDVVLRIMADVSAGLHAAHELRGPSGAPLGVVHRDVSPQNILVSVNGITKVIDFGIVTVRDRALDDFHAGLLKGKFPFMSPEQAVGKPVDRRSDVWAMGAVTYYLLTGNAPYGDDNEFATLRKLRSGAPPPSLPPMYPSELDALCKKAMARDPEERMATAAEFQFSVETLMVRMGCHRVSSDLAAFVGHHLGDRRDARYKAIAHAVRVAADRRCQVLLSQSMTEALHVDELEAQEDDETRMFIPRRRPRTAARAVCVLAPSCGEPLRAAALGVAVALSFAGLIALLRILFLTVAGVVSH